The genomic interval ATTAGCTGGGATCAAAATCAGCACTTATACACAGGTAATGGGAAGGTCTAAAGTTATTATATGGATAACTATAGCTTAACCACTGGATCTTTTATATTTTATCCACAGCTCATTTGGTCGTTTTTTATACGAAAAAAGAAAAAAAGAGCTGTGATCACACAGCTCTCGATAAAGAAAAGACACTAACTCACTCTAGTTTAGTTTGATGATCACGATTGAAATAAGTGCTGGTGGTCTGCAAACCAAAGATCAACCGCGTCTTCCGGTACGGGGTGGCTTTGTACATCAATGGTGAAACAATCGGTTAGTGGGGTTGCTCCGATATCCTCGAGCAGGTCGTAGGCGTGAAGCCCGGCTTGGCAAAAGGTATCGTAGCTCGAGTCACCGATGGCAATGACGGCAAAGCGTACATCGCTCATTTTCGGCGGTGTGCTTTGTAGTGCCTGAATGAAAGGTTGAATGTTATCTGGGTAGTCACCCGCTCCGTGTGTTGACGTAATGACTAACCAGATCCCCGAGTTTTCGATATCACTCAGTACCGGTTCATTGTGGATTTGAGTTTCTAAACCGAGTGATTGGAGTTGATCACTGAGGTGATCGCCGACGTATTCAGCACTGCCAAGGGTACTGCCTGTAATGATTTGGATCATGATCGATTCCTTTGTTAAAACAGCACGGTCTTTGCCGTGTTTAGAGGTGACAAGTTGATTTTCTGCTACACATTATTTTTCCGTTA from Vibrio sp. HB236076 carries:
- the mioC gene encoding FMN-binding protein MioC gives rise to the protein MIQIITGSTLGSAEYVGDHLSDQLQSLGLETQIHNEPVLSDIENSGIWLVITSTHGAGDYPDNIQPFIQALQSTPPKMSDVRFAVIAIGDSSYDTFCQAGLHAYDLLEDIGATPLTDCFTIDVQSHPVPEDAVDLWFADHQHLFQS